The proteins below come from a single Ovis aries strain OAR_USU_Benz2616 breed Rambouillet chromosome 18, ARS-UI_Ramb_v3.0, whole genome shotgun sequence genomic window:
- the LOC132658080 gene encoding endogenous retrovirus group K member 24 Gag polyprotein-like, with protein MQVKGGASSRPPLKPADDSKDSSTEPDRDVSSGEDSDFVEAMTTAFRKVLSNKKRTSKAVKSSAPLYASLFPAAADKAEVGRENQLFTFPATEFHDDDDLSAPPGGFVDPPRLFPIIRQHDARAGMINVQYMPLEYKFFKDLKAAVSQYGPQSPFVLSMLENVGTSKLILPLDWESIAQAVLEGSQWLQLHSWWEEEARKQPRINEGQNPQGPLEDKLMGAGQYRALREQAQYTDQELQKVRQVFLRAWRRVVPTGQAQPSFVKTIQGPNEPYTDFLARLRVAIERTVGQDEISKILLDTLAYENANPECKRILGPLKGQGASVAEFITACSGVGRAKHQASVFAAALAKVVKPQRGRNCFNCGKPGHFRKDCKRQKDEPKNERLPEK; from the coding sequence ATGCAGGTGAAAGGGGGGGCTTCATCTCGGCCTCCGCTCAAACCCGCAGATGATAGTAAAGATTCATCCACTGAGCCAGATAGAGATGTGAGTTCTGGGGAGGATTCAGATTTTGTAGAGGCAATGACTACTGCCTTTCGGAAGGTTTTATCAAATAAAAAGCGAACTTCCAAGGCTGTTAAATCTTCTGCACCGCTCTACGCATCCCTATTTCCAGCAGCTGCCGATAAGGCTGAGGTAGGGAGAGAGAATCAGCTATTTACATTTCCTGCTACTGAGTTCCATGATGATGATGATCTTTCAGCGCCCCCTGGAGGTTTTGTGGATCCACCTCGCCTCTTTCCCATTATACGTCAGCATGATGCACGGGCGGGAATGATTAATGTTCAATATATGCCTTTGgagtataaattttttaaagatcttaaggCCGCTGTTTCTCAATATGGCCCCCAATCTCCTTTTGTGTTATCAATGTTAGAGAATGTGGGAACTTCTAAATTAATTCTTCCTCTTGATTGGGAATCTATAGCTCAAGCTGTTTTAGAAGGATCTCAATGGTTACAGCTTCATAGTTGGTGGGAAGAAGAAGCCCGAAAACAACCTAGGATTAATGAGGGACAAAATCCACAAGGTCCTTTAGAAGATAAGTTGATGGGAGCAGGGCAGTATCGAGCTTTGAGGGAACAAGCTCAGTACACAGATCAGGAATTACAAAAGGTGCGTCAGGTTTTCTTAAGGGCGTGGCGTAGAGTGGTACCTACTGGACAGGCTCAACCGTCTTTTGTGAAAACTATACAAGGTCCTAATGAGCCTTATACAGATTTTTTGGCCCGCCTTCGGGTGGCTATTGAACGGACAGTCGGTCAAGATGAGATCTCAAAAATTTTACTTGATACATTGGCATATGAAAATGCTAATCCAGAATGTAAAAGGATTTTGGGACCTTTAAAAGGACAAGGGGCTTCTGTGGCTGAGTTCATAACAGCATGCTCTGGAGTTGGAAGAGCTAAACATCAAGCCTCTGTTTTTGCAGCAGCTTTGGCAAAGGTTGTGAAACCTCAGAGGGGAAGAAACTGTTTTAATTGCGGGAAGCCAGGACATTTTCGGAAAGATTGCAAGAGACAAAAAGATGAGCCAAAAAATGAACGATTGCCAGAAAAGTGA